The bacterium DNA segment ATTGATCGGCAGAACTCCTTCCGGCGGTGCTGAATGAAAATCTCGCTGCTCAGTGCTGCCAGTCTGGTTAGATTGCAAATTGGCGCTCTGGGTTACGACCTCACGAGGTAAGATATCTGCTCCTCACGTCGTCTATACAGATGACGCAGACAAAGGACGCGAGACCGCGCCCTCTCATCCCTCAACCAAAAGAAAGGAGCAAACATGAAACGCGTCATCACATTTTTAGCAGGCTTGATGCTATCCACAAATCTCGCCCTGGCGGGTGATCTCGTCAACGCTGATGCCCACAGCAGAATTGCGCTGCAGGGTTACGATCCGGTGGCGTTCCACACGATCGGCCAAGCGGCCAAGGGCAATCCGGGCATTGTGGCGGAATATCACGGCTACAAATATTTGTTCGCCTCCACGGAGAACAAAGCCACATTCGAGAAACAGCCGGAAAAGTATCTTCCGATCTACGGCGGCTATTGCGCATATGGCGTGTCCATTGGCCAGTTATTCCCGGTAGAAATCGATACCTGGGAGATCGTCAATGGCCGTCTCGTCCTGCAATACAACCAGGACATCAAGCGCGAATTCGCCAAGCATGAAGAGGCTAATTTTCGCAAAGCGGAAGCCAATTGGCCAAAGCTCGTGAAAAGCAACAAGAAGTAAAGTCGAAGATACCGCGCCCCGTTGCTCCGCAGCGGGGCCGGTTTGTTGAAGGGGAAGGAGAATAAGGGCAGCGAAAATCGGCTGAGCGATTCATGTGCCAAACAATGTGCGCAAA contains these protein-coding regions:
- a CDS encoding YHS domain-containing protein — translated: MKRVITFLAGLMLSTNLALAGDLVNADAHSRIALQGYDPVAFHTIGQAAKGNPGIVAEYHGYKYLFASTENKATFEKQPEKYLPIYGGYCAYGVSIGQLFPVEIDTWEIVNGRLVLQYNQDIKREFAKHEEANFRKAEANWPKLVKSNKK